The Daucus carota subsp. sativus chromosome 2, DH1 v3.0, whole genome shotgun sequence genome includes a window with the following:
- the LOC108208534 gene encoding transcription factor MYB41, whose amino-acid sequence MGRSPSPSDECVKKGPWTPEEDKILMDYIRENGGHGSWRALPKLAGLNRCGKSCRLRWTNYLRPDIKRGKFSDEEERMIINLHSAIGNKWSQIAAHLPGRTDNEIKNFWNTHVRKKLVNSGIDPKTHEPLIINHLNSFLANYSQLLSSPSNLSNLVIANPLESALAGLRSFLPQPAPNIQLLQNLWQIVNCTNPLPNAIQKNSLLQSSLLSKCSGLKNIGSSVTDNQNSFTYANTNVHPQRLGEDFANNNSSEFHIIGGLRQEFSHKDAIRNSSQKENMLPSLVSATDTGSSGVTQMNEARFSTETAAASNMFGNWEERLDDEDWGNDFWEDLIKDL is encoded by the exons ATGGGCAGATCTCCTAGTCCCAGCGACGAATGTGTAAAGAAAGGGCCATGGACTCCAGAAGAGGATAAAATATTGATGGACTATATTCGCGAAAATGGAGGGCACGGAAGCTGGAGAGCACTTCCCAAGCTAGCTGGTTTGAACAGGTGCGGTAAGAGCTGCAGGCTGAGGTGGACTAATTATCTGAGGCCTGATATTAAGAGAGGTAAGTTCTCAGATGAAGAAGAGCGGATGATCATCAACCTACATTCGGCAATTGGAAACAA GTGGTCCCAAATTGCTGCTCATCTTCCAGGAAGGACTGACAACGAGATCAAGAACTTCTGGAATACCCATGTCAGAAAGAAGCTTGTCAACAGTGGCATTGATCCCAAAACACATGAACCTCTGATAATTAACCATCTCAATAGTTTTCTAGCTAATTACTCACAGTTGCTATCGTCCCCCTCAAACTTATCCAACTTAGTGATCGCAAATCCTCTGGAAAGTGCACTCGCTGGCCTGAGATCATTCCTTCCTCAACCTGCACCCAATATCCAACTCTTGCAAAACTTATGGCAGATCGTAAATTGTACCAATCCACTCCCAAATGCCATTCAAAAAAATAGTCTCTTACAATCCTCTTTGCTATCCAAATGCAGTGGCCTTAAAAATATTGGAAGCAGTGTTACTGATAACCAAAATTCATTTACCTACGCAAACACGAATGTCCATCCTCAAAGGTTAGGTGAAGATTTTGCCAACAACAACTCATCCGAGTTCCACATAATAGGCGGATTAAGGCAAGAATTTTCTCATAAAGACGCAATTAGAAACAGTTCTCAGAAGGAAAACATGCTTCCTTCACTAGTTTCAGCAACTGATACCGGGTCTTCTGGTGTCACTCAAATGAATGAAGCTCGTTTCTCGACTGAAACAGCAGCTGCCTCAAATATGTTTGGAAATTGGGAAGAGCGACTGGATGACGAAG
- the LOC108205777 gene encoding probable LRR receptor-like serine/threonine-protein kinase At3g47570 isoform X1: MIFLFIALVSLLTTCIEPRNSCMATSLSNLTDQEALFSIKDYIKGDPNGVLSSWNHSNHFCQWQGVTCSRKRQRVIMLNLPSQQLDGTLSPYIGNLSFLKGVYLQENKFRGSIPEVIGKLFRLQYLNLESNFFQGGFPLNLSYCSDLIKFSLSDNSLEGNLPTEFRSWPKLIVFEAQRNHFTGSIPPAIGNISSLMLFDISVNNLTGIIPFEVAHLSKLVELHLAGNNLFGAVPLSVYNISSLSTIVLTQNDLEGFLPADLGFTLPNLEDFLAGENKFSGPIPPSMSNASNLVNFDIAVNNITGPLPINFGSLSNLEVLNMGENQLGHNQSPDGLSFLGSLVNSTRLEVLGLPENGLSGELPNSISNLSTTLESLRLNGNYIYGSIPQEIGKLWNLTELILAENMLTGTIPESICKLTKLASLLSSENNISGTIPACLSNITELLTVSLSNNKLHGSIPTTLFNISSIEGLYLFNNHLSGLIPEHITGLSSNCHVLYLDQNLLTGPLPSNIGSLIHLVELGFSDNKMTGEIPTSLGDCLMLEELDMERNLFQGRIPSSFKALRSLKLLDLSDNNMSGNIPHFLGEFRSLRFLNLSHNKFGGEVPKNGVFSNVSAFSVAGNFQLCGGIQALQLHTCPPNTSKMNKKKFSVRLILIIVLLPLAALLACSTIIIKLSGKSKQNNVGTLVLKEDDYPRVSYQELLLATTEFSPNNLLGEGRYGSVYKGILESLNQIAAVKVLKIEVHGANKSFLAECEMLKNIRHRNLIKIITVCSSTDFKGNDFKALVFEFMTHGSLDKWLHPSATDQENEKNLTLCQRLNIAIDVALALDYLHHQCHTKIIHCDIKPSNILLDEEFVAHVGDFGLARLFLSNSGDTNGAQSSSTGIRGTVGYVPPEYGMGGTISAEGDVYSYGILLLEIFSGKRPTTSGIDCATNLHDFVRNALPNKVMDVVDPRIILQKEDCDSLEVCFASIFEVGILCSVETPKSRIDIGVAIKKLHIARDWLLRSSSKCE; encoded by the exons ATGATTTTCCTATTTATCGCATTAGTGTCCCTCCTAACGACATGTATAGAACCTCGAAACAGCTGTATGGCAACATCCTTGAGTAACCTCACAGACCAAGAAGCTTTGTTTTCAATTAAGGATTACATAAAAGGAGATCCAAACGGTGTGCTGAGCTCATGGAACCATTCCAACCATTTTTGCCAGTGGCAAGGCGTTACATGCAGCCGGAAACGTCAGAGAGTAATAATGCTGAACCTCCCATCTCAGCAACTAGACGGCACTTTGTCTCCTTATATCGGAAATCTCTCCTTTCTCAAAGGAGTCTATCTTCAAGAAAACAAATTTCGGGGCTCAATACCAGAGGTAATTGGTAAACTTTTTCGACTACAATATCTGAACTTGGAGAGCAATTTCTTTCAAGGCGGGTTTCCATTGAATTTAAGTTACTGTTCAGATCTTATAAAGTTCAGTTTAAGTGATAACAGTCTTGAAGGAAATTTACCTACTGAATTTAGATCTTGGCCTAAACTTATTGTGTTTGAAGCACAGAGGAATCATTTCACCGGATCAATCCCGCCTGCAATCGGGAATATATCATCTCTCATGCTCTTTGATATATCAGTAAACAATTTGACTGGGATCATACCTTTTGAAGTTGCTCACCTTTCGAAATTAGTGGAGCTTCATTTAGCAGGAAACAATTTATTCGGCGCAGTTCCACTGTCAGTCTACAACATATCATCTCTCTCTACCATTGTCCTAACTCAAAATGACTTGGAAGGATTTCTTCCTGCAGATTTAGGCTTCACCCTTCCTAATCTGGAAGATTTCCTCGCTGGAGAGAACAAATTTTCAGGGCCTATTCCCCCATCCATGAGTAATGCTTCAAACCTTGTCAATTTTGATATAGCAGTTAACAATATTACTGGTCCTTTGCCAATAAATTTCGGAAGCTTGTCAAATCTCGAAGTGCTAAACATGGGGGAGAATCAACTTGGACATAATCAATCGCCCGATGGCTTGAGCTTCCTTGGTTCTTTGGTCAACAGTACCCGGCTAGAAGTATTGGGTCTACCAGAAAATGGTCTTAGCGGGGAGCTCCCAAACTCCATTTCCAATCTATCAACAACACTAGAGAGTCTGCGCTTGAACGGAAATTACATTTATGGAAGCATACCCCAAGAAATTGGCAAACTCTGGAATCTGACAGAACTTATATTGGCCGAAAACATGTTGACAGGAACTATTCCTGAATCAATATGTAAGTTAACCAAGTTAGCGAGCCTGCTTTCAAGTGAAAACAACATTTCAGGAACGATTCCAGCTTGCTTGAGCAACATTACCGAATTGCTTACCGTCAGTTTGTCCAATAACAAGCTCCACGGAAGTATACCTACCACGTTATTTAATATCTCTTCTATAGAAGGgttatacctctttaacaaccACCTCAGCGGCCTAATACCGGAACATATCACCGGACTTTCTTCAAACTGTCATGTGCTTTACTTGGATCAAAACTTACTGACAGGGCCGCTACCATCCAACATTGGAAGCTTAATCCATCTTGTTGAACTAGGTTTTTCAGACAACAAAATGACCGGAGAAATACCCACGAGCCTGGGTGACTGTCTAATGTTGGAGGAGCTAGATATGGAAAGAAACCTCTTCCAAGGTAGAATTCCATCTTCTTTTAAAGCTTTAAGAAGTCTTAAATTGCTAGATCTTTCGGACAATAATATGTCTGGTAATATTCCGCATTTTCTTGGGGAATTTCGTTCACTTCGATTTCTCAATCTGTCACACAACAAATTTGGAGGTGAAGTGCCCAAAAATGGCGTGTTCTCAAATGTTAGTGCTTTTTCTGTTGCCGGAAATTTTCAGCTTTGTGGAGGCATACAAGCACTGCAGTTGCATACTTGTCCACCAAACACCTCAAAGAtgaataaaaagaaattttcaGTGAGATTAATACTCATCATAGTTCTTCTCCCTCTTGCTGCTTTGTTAGCATGTTCTACCATTATTATCAAGTTATCAGGAAAGTCAAAGCAGAATAATGTCGGAACCTTAGTTTTGAAGGAGGACGATTACCCTAGGGTTTCATACCAAGAACTTCTACTAGCGACTACTGAATTTTCCCCCAACAATTTGCTCGGTGAGGGAAGATATGGTTCAGTGTACAAAGGAATTCTTGAATCATTGAACCAGATTGCCGCAGTGAAAGTACTAAAGATTGAAGTACACGGAGCCAACAAGAGTTTCCTGGCAGAATGTGAAATGTTGAAGAACATTCGCCACCGAAATCTCATTAAGATCATCACAGTTTGCTCCAGCACTGATTTTAAGGGTAACGACTTCAAGGCATTAGTTTTTGAGTTCATGACACACGGGAGTCTAGACAAGTGGTTACATCCAAGTGCAACTGACCAAGAGAATGAGAAAAACTTGACTCTGTGTCAAAGACTCAATATTGCCATTGATGTTGCATTGGCGCTGGATTATCTGCATCATCAGTGTCATACAAAAATTATTCATTGCGACATAAAACCAAGTAATATTCTTCTTGACGAGGAATTTGTTGCTCATGTTGGTGATTTTGGTTTGGCCAGACTTTTTTTATCTAACTCAGGTGACACAAATGGCGCACAGAGTAGTTCAACTGGTATTCGAGGAACTGTGGGATATGTCCCCCCAG AGTATGGAATGGGTGGCACGATATCTGCAGAAGGAGACGTGTACAGCTACGGAATTCTTTTACTAGAAATTTTCTCAGGGAAACGACCTACAACTAGTGGCATAGACTGTGCTACTAATCTTCATGATTTTGTGAGAAATGCTCTTCCCAACAAAGTGATGGATGTTGTTGATCCCCGGATCATTCTACAGAAAGAGGACTGTGACTCCTTGGAAGTTTGCTTTGCTTCAATATTTGAAGTCGGGATTCTATGTTCAGTTGAAACACCAAAAAGCCGCATTGACATTGGTGTTGCTATTAAGAAGCTACACATAGCAAGAGACTGGCTTCTACGGAGCAGCAGTAAGTGTGAGTGA
- the LOC108205777 gene encoding probable LRR receptor-like serine/threonine-protein kinase At3g47570 isoform X2, translating to MIFLFIALVSLLTTCIEPRNSCMATSLSNLTDQEALFSIKDYIKGDPNGVLSSWNHSNHFCQWQGVTCSRKRQRVIMLNLPSQQLDGTLSPYIGNLSFLKGVYLQENKFRGSIPERNHFTGSIPPAIGNISSLMLFDISVNNLTGIIPFEVAHLSKLVELHLAGNNLFGAVPLSVYNISSLSTIVLTQNDLEGFLPADLGFTLPNLEDFLAGENKFSGPIPPSMSNASNLVNFDIAVNNITGPLPINFGSLSNLEVLNMGENQLGHNQSPDGLSFLGSLVNSTRLEVLGLPENGLSGELPNSISNLSTTLESLRLNGNYIYGSIPQEIGKLWNLTELILAENMLTGTIPESICKLTKLASLLSSENNISGTIPACLSNITELLTVSLSNNKLHGSIPTTLFNISSIEGLYLFNNHLSGLIPEHITGLSSNCHVLYLDQNLLTGPLPSNIGSLIHLVELGFSDNKMTGEIPTSLGDCLMLEELDMERNLFQGRIPSSFKALRSLKLLDLSDNNMSGNIPHFLGEFRSLRFLNLSHNKFGGEVPKNGVFSNVSAFSVAGNFQLCGGIQALQLHTCPPNTSKMNKKKFSVRLILIIVLLPLAALLACSTIIIKLSGKSKQNNVGTLVLKEDDYPRVSYQELLLATTEFSPNNLLGEGRYGSVYKGILESLNQIAAVKVLKIEVHGANKSFLAECEMLKNIRHRNLIKIITVCSSTDFKGNDFKALVFEFMTHGSLDKWLHPSATDQENEKNLTLCQRLNIAIDVALALDYLHHQCHTKIIHCDIKPSNILLDEEFVAHVGDFGLARLFLSNSGDTNGAQSSSTGIRGTVGYVPPEYGMGGTISAEGDVYSYGILLLEIFSGKRPTTSGIDCATNLHDFVRNALPNKVMDVVDPRIILQKEDCDSLEVCFASIFEVGILCSVETPKSRIDIGVAIKKLHIARDWLLRSSSKCE from the exons ATGATTTTCCTATTTATCGCATTAGTGTCCCTCCTAACGACATGTATAGAACCTCGAAACAGCTGTATGGCAACATCCTTGAGTAACCTCACAGACCAAGAAGCTTTGTTTTCAATTAAGGATTACATAAAAGGAGATCCAAACGGTGTGCTGAGCTCATGGAACCATTCCAACCATTTTTGCCAGTGGCAAGGCGTTACATGCAGCCGGAAACGTCAGAGAGTAATAATGCTGAACCTCCCATCTCAGCAACTAGACGGCACTTTGTCTCCTTATATCGGAAATCTCTCCTTTCTCAAAGGAGTCTATCTTCAAGAAAACAAATTTCGGGGCTCAATACCAGAG AGGAATCATTTCACCGGATCAATCCCGCCTGCAATCGGGAATATATCATCTCTCATGCTCTTTGATATATCAGTAAACAATTTGACTGGGATCATACCTTTTGAAGTTGCTCACCTTTCGAAATTAGTGGAGCTTCATTTAGCAGGAAACAATTTATTCGGCGCAGTTCCACTGTCAGTCTACAACATATCATCTCTCTCTACCATTGTCCTAACTCAAAATGACTTGGAAGGATTTCTTCCTGCAGATTTAGGCTTCACCCTTCCTAATCTGGAAGATTTCCTCGCTGGAGAGAACAAATTTTCAGGGCCTATTCCCCCATCCATGAGTAATGCTTCAAACCTTGTCAATTTTGATATAGCAGTTAACAATATTACTGGTCCTTTGCCAATAAATTTCGGAAGCTTGTCAAATCTCGAAGTGCTAAACATGGGGGAGAATCAACTTGGACATAATCAATCGCCCGATGGCTTGAGCTTCCTTGGTTCTTTGGTCAACAGTACCCGGCTAGAAGTATTGGGTCTACCAGAAAATGGTCTTAGCGGGGAGCTCCCAAACTCCATTTCCAATCTATCAACAACACTAGAGAGTCTGCGCTTGAACGGAAATTACATTTATGGAAGCATACCCCAAGAAATTGGCAAACTCTGGAATCTGACAGAACTTATATTGGCCGAAAACATGTTGACAGGAACTATTCCTGAATCAATATGTAAGTTAACCAAGTTAGCGAGCCTGCTTTCAAGTGAAAACAACATTTCAGGAACGATTCCAGCTTGCTTGAGCAACATTACCGAATTGCTTACCGTCAGTTTGTCCAATAACAAGCTCCACGGAAGTATACCTACCACGTTATTTAATATCTCTTCTATAGAAGGgttatacctctttaacaaccACCTCAGCGGCCTAATACCGGAACATATCACCGGACTTTCTTCAAACTGTCATGTGCTTTACTTGGATCAAAACTTACTGACAGGGCCGCTACCATCCAACATTGGAAGCTTAATCCATCTTGTTGAACTAGGTTTTTCAGACAACAAAATGACCGGAGAAATACCCACGAGCCTGGGTGACTGTCTAATGTTGGAGGAGCTAGATATGGAAAGAAACCTCTTCCAAGGTAGAATTCCATCTTCTTTTAAAGCTTTAAGAAGTCTTAAATTGCTAGATCTTTCGGACAATAATATGTCTGGTAATATTCCGCATTTTCTTGGGGAATTTCGTTCACTTCGATTTCTCAATCTGTCACACAACAAATTTGGAGGTGAAGTGCCCAAAAATGGCGTGTTCTCAAATGTTAGTGCTTTTTCTGTTGCCGGAAATTTTCAGCTTTGTGGAGGCATACAAGCACTGCAGTTGCATACTTGTCCACCAAACACCTCAAAGAtgaataaaaagaaattttcaGTGAGATTAATACTCATCATAGTTCTTCTCCCTCTTGCTGCTTTGTTAGCATGTTCTACCATTATTATCAAGTTATCAGGAAAGTCAAAGCAGAATAATGTCGGAACCTTAGTTTTGAAGGAGGACGATTACCCTAGGGTTTCATACCAAGAACTTCTACTAGCGACTACTGAATTTTCCCCCAACAATTTGCTCGGTGAGGGAAGATATGGTTCAGTGTACAAAGGAATTCTTGAATCATTGAACCAGATTGCCGCAGTGAAAGTACTAAAGATTGAAGTACACGGAGCCAACAAGAGTTTCCTGGCAGAATGTGAAATGTTGAAGAACATTCGCCACCGAAATCTCATTAAGATCATCACAGTTTGCTCCAGCACTGATTTTAAGGGTAACGACTTCAAGGCATTAGTTTTTGAGTTCATGACACACGGGAGTCTAGACAAGTGGTTACATCCAAGTGCAACTGACCAAGAGAATGAGAAAAACTTGACTCTGTGTCAAAGACTCAATATTGCCATTGATGTTGCATTGGCGCTGGATTATCTGCATCATCAGTGTCATACAAAAATTATTCATTGCGACATAAAACCAAGTAATATTCTTCTTGACGAGGAATTTGTTGCTCATGTTGGTGATTTTGGTTTGGCCAGACTTTTTTTATCTAACTCAGGTGACACAAATGGCGCACAGAGTAGTTCAACTGGTATTCGAGGAACTGTGGGATATGTCCCCCCAG AGTATGGAATGGGTGGCACGATATCTGCAGAAGGAGACGTGTACAGCTACGGAATTCTTTTACTAGAAATTTTCTCAGGGAAACGACCTACAACTAGTGGCATAGACTGTGCTACTAATCTTCATGATTTTGTGAGAAATGCTCTTCCCAACAAAGTGATGGATGTTGTTGATCCCCGGATCATTCTACAGAAAGAGGACTGTGACTCCTTGGAAGTTTGCTTTGCTTCAATATTTGAAGTCGGGATTCTATGTTCAGTTGAAACACCAAAAAGCCGCATTGACATTGGTGTTGCTATTAAGAAGCTACACATAGCAAGAGACTGGCTTCTACGGAGCAGCAGTAAGTGTGAGTGA
- the LOC108205778 gene encoding uncharacterized protein LOC108205778 yields the protein MKSSLIRTGSSGSLPVHSSFVPTSPRVSVPSRYSGEKTKCSPTISLHFHANQTPIRRVSSESDLKLSGTFAKLTRERSQSFPAIIPEEDYFSDVGGGGALTLTENGFNHENYTAVDDFAFSGDGIGKGRVSGGSRGGNGFGSGGGSSDRKDVGAYYQEMLKSDPMNSLLLRNYGKFLHEVEGDSVKAEECYGRAILASPGDGEVLSLYGKLIWDTQRDGERAKSYFDQAVNASPDDSLVMGSYAQFMWEAEDDEEDAGEEIEMSRAAMVEAY from the exons ATGAAATCTTCTTTGATTCGAACCGGCTCGTCCGGTTCACTTCCGGTTCATTCCTCCTTTGTACCGACCTCGCCGCGAGTTTCAGTTCCCAGCAGATACTCCGGCGAGAAGACTAAATGCTCGCCGACAATTTCGCTGCACTTTCACGCCAATCAGACTCCGATTCGAAGAGTGTCGTCGGAGTCTGATCTCAAGCTTTCCGGCACTTTCGCCAAGCTGACTCGTGAGAGATCGCAGTCTTTTCCGGCGATTATACCGGAAGAAGACTATTTCTCCGACGTCGGAGGAGGTGGAGCGTTGACTTTGACTGAAAATGGATTTAATCATGAGAATTACACGGCGGTGGATGACTTCGCGTTTTCCGGCGACGGAATCGGGAAAGGGAGAGTGTCCGGTGGAAGTAGAGGCGGTAATGGTTTTGGAAGCGGTGGTGGAAGCTCTGATCGGAAAGATGTCGGAGCGTATTATCAGGAAATGTTGAAGTCTGATCCGATGAATTCGCTGCTTCTTCGAAACTACGGCAAGTTCTTGCACGAG gtggaaggagacagtGTGAAAGCTGAAGAGTGTTACGGAAGAGCAATTCTAGCTAGTCCAGGTGATGGTGAAGTGCTTTCTCTGTATGGCAAACTAATTTGGGATACGCAACGAGACGGAGAAAGAGCTAAATCGTACTTCGATCAGGCTGTCAATGCCTCTCCTGATGACAG TTTGGTGATGGGATCATACGCGCAGTTCATGTGGGAAGCAGAGGACGATGAAGAAGATGCAGGGGAAGAGATTGAAATGTCAAGGGCGGCCATGGTTGAAGCTTACTAG
- the LOC108206695 gene encoding putative pentatricopeptide repeat-containing protein At3g25970, translating to MRPLHFIFETSLAKIVINHCQAIKLGTICDIYTNNILISGYTRCKELSLALKVFDEMLQRDTASWNSVIAGYINSGSYESAWEFLKSMKRNGVVLDGYSFGSILKGIACDTRLFLGQQVHSDIVKMDCQGNVYAESALLDMYAKCGRVEDAMRVFECMPERNSVSWNALIAGYVEVGDVFNSFRLMSCMKREHMSPDDGTFAPLLTLLEDPVFYKLMLQLHGTILKHGLAHCNTVYNATITAYSECGSIQDAKRMFDSCPFARDLVTWNAMLAAYIVHEQETNAFKLFLNLRELGLTPDLYTYTSIISACSGKPQEFQGKSLHGLVIKVGLEQSTPISNSLMAMYIRLNSLYMEEAFFIFSSMKFKDRVSWNSILTGFSQYGLSENALKLFQDMRLNYQEIDHYAFSAVLRSCADMAALQLGQQVHVLSLKSGLETNEYVTSSLIFMYSKCGYIEDARRCFESTCKDSSVSWNSIMFGYAQHGQGQVALDLFHLMKNENIKMDHITFVAVLTACSHIGLVDEGKEFLQCMESDYGIPPRMEHYACAVDLFGRAGRLQEAKALVEAMPFQPDAMVWKTLLGACRMCGDIKLASEVASYLLESDPGEHCTYVLLSDIYGHLRRWDEIATVKRLMRERGVKKIPGWSWIELKNEIHSFNAEDHSHPCCQEIYTLLFGLLDEISILENGNNIELLTYLG from the coding sequence ATGAGGCCACTACATTTCATTTTTGAAACTTCATTAGCAAAGATTGTTATAAACCATTGTCAAGCAATCAAATTAGGAACTATTTGCGATATCTACACAAACAATATTCTCATAAGCGGCTACACAAGATGCAAAGAATTAAGTCTTGCACTGAAGGTGTTCGACGAAATGCTTCAGAGGGACACTGCTTCTTGGAACTCCGTGATCGCTGGATATATAAACTCCGGGAGCTACGAGAGTGCGTGGGAGTTTCTCAAGAGCATGAAAAGAAATGGGGTTGTGCTGGATGGCTATAGTTTTGGAAGTATACTTAAGGGGATTGCTTGTGACACACGTCTCTTTCTCGGGCAACAAGTGCATTCCGATATAGTTAAGATGGATTGCCAAGGGAATGTATATGCAGAAAGTGCTCTTTTGGATATGTATGCCAAGTGTGGCAGAGTGGAAGATGCTATGAGGGTATTTGAGTGCATGCCTGAACGTAATTCTGTGTCGTGGAATGCTCTTATTGCAGGTTATGTAGAAGTGGGGGATGTTTTTAATTCGTTTAGGTTAATGAGTTGTATGAAGAGAGAACATATGTCTCCAGATGATGGTACATTTGCTCCTCTTTTGACACTGCTTGAAGACCCTGTTTTCTACAAGCTGATGTTGCAGCTCCATGGCACAATTCTAAAGCACGGTTTGGCTCATTGTAACACTGTATACAATGCTACGATTACTGCTTATTCCGAGTGTGGATCCATTCAAGATGCCAAGAGGATGTTTGATAGCTGTCCTTTTGCTAGAGACCTTGTCACGTGGAATGCCATGTTGGCAGCGTACATTGTACATGAGCAAGAAACGAATGCATTTAAATTGTTCCTAAACTTGCGTGAACTTGGACTAACGCCGGACCTCTACACATACACAAGTATTATTAGTGCTTGTTCAGGAAAACCACAAGAATTCCAAGGGAAGTCATTGCATGGGCTGGTCATAAAAGTGGGGCTCGAACAATCAACACCAATTTCTAATAGTTTGATGGCTATGTACATCAGATTGAATTCCTTATACATGGAAGaagcattttttatattttcatcgATGAAGTTCAAGGACCGTGTCTCATGGAATTCAATTCTTACAGGATTCTCACAATATGGATTAAGTGAAAATGCACTTAAGTTATTTCAGGATATGAGGTTAAACTACCAGGAAATTGATCACTATGCTTTTTCAGCTGTATTAAGGTCTTGCGCTGATATGGCTGCCCTGCAATTGGGTCAACAGGTTCATGTATTGTCACTAAAATCAGGACTTGAGACCAATGAATATGTCACCAGCTcgttaatatttatgtattccAAGTGTGGGTACATTGAAGATGCTAGACGTTGCTTTGAATCGACATGCAAAGACAGCTCAGTCAGTTGGAATTCAATCATGTTTGGCTATGCCCAACATGGGCAAGGTCAAGTTGCACTTGACTTGTTCCACTtgatgaaaaatgaaaatataaagatGGATCACATAACCTTTGTGGCAGTGCTAACTGCTTGTAGCCACATTGGTCTGGTAGACGAAGGAAAAGAATTCCTGCAATGTATGGAATCTGATTATGGAATTCCTCCGCGAATGGAACATTATGCTTGTGCAGTAGATCTTTTTGGCCGGGCTGGACGTTTACAGGAAGCAAAGGCCTTGGTTGAAGCCATGCCATTTCAACCTGATGCAATGGTCTGGAAAACTCTTTTAGGTGCCTGCAGGATGTGTGGTGATATTAAACTGGCATCTGAGGTGGCAAGCTATTTGCTGGAATCGGATCCTGGGGAACACTGCACTTATGTTCTTCTTTCTGACATATATGGGCACTTAAGGAGGTGGGATGAAATAGCTACTGTAAAGAGGTTGATGAGGGAGCGAGGGGTCAAGAAGATACCAGGTTGGAGTTGGATAGAACTGAAGAATGAAATTCATTCTTTTAATGCAGAGGATCATTCTCACCCCTGTTGCCAAGAAATATACACCCTATTATTTGGCCTATTGGATGAGATTtcaattctggaaaatggtAATAATATAGAGTTGTTAACTTATCTGGGATGA
- the LOC108208552 gene encoding RING-H2 finger protein ATL29-like has translation MSPASNTTYHSAVPHDHSNTAITLILTVSLFIIIIVGFLSIYFCQYFLERLGHFLSLQQSPAGNLVGQGGAAPVKGLDPAIINAFPSFVYSTVKEYRKEKYGLECAICLCEFQDTDVLRLLTSCSHVFHQDCIDLWLGSHQSCPVCRRIPEAPVTDQSPDDVSRRMHDDMSSEHSVRITIEEDDHDHEGESEGRKEISLDSIQEANEPRTSNAGQTEDQEENEGEKFSRSTTTGHSIIKKREVEENQHTLMLPDHINLPPLGSLEARRLLITVALARCWNYLREMVA, from the exons ATGTCACCAGCCTCCAACACAACCTACCACTCTGCGGTTCCTCATGATCACTCCAATACAGCCATAACATTGATCCTAACCGTTtctctttttataattattattgttggtTTCCTCTCTATATACTTCTGTCAATATTTTCTTGAACGTCTTGGACATTTTTTGAGTTTACAGCAGAGCCCTGCAGGCAATCTAGTGGGACAAGGCGGCGCGGCTCCTGTCAAGGGGCTCGATCCTGCTATAATAAATGCTTTTCCTTCGTTTGTGTATTCTACTGTCAAGGAATATAGAAAAGAGAAGTATGGGTTGGAATGTGCTATTTGTTTGTGTGAGTTTCAAGATACTGATGTGCTTCGCCTCTTGACGTCTTGTTCTCATGTGTTTCACCAAGATTGCATTGACCTCTGGCTCGGATCTCACCAATCATGCCCTGTTTGTCGGAGAATCCCTGAAGCACCGGTGACAGATCAATCACCAGACGATGTTTCAAGGCGTATGCATGATGACATGTCATCAGAACATAGTGTTAGAATTACAATAGAAGAGGATGATCATGATCATGAAGGCGAAAGCGAAGGGAGAAAGGAGATTTCCCTTGACAGCATTCAGGAGGCAAATGAGCCTAGGACTTCTAATGCAGGACAAACTGAGGATCAAGAAGAAAACGAAGGAGAGAAATTCAGCAGGTCTACAACAACAGGGCATTCAATAATtaagaaaagagaagtggaAGAAAACCAGCATACATTAATGCTGCCAGATCATATAAATCTACCACCTTTGGGGAGTTTAGAAGCAAGACGATTACTGATCACGGTGGCTTTGGCGAGGTGTTGGAATTATCTCAGGGAGATG GTCGCGTAA